TCGTTCATTACACCAAGCCACAGCGAGACGCCCAGCTTGATCGACTGCTTTGTGAACAGGGCGAAGGGAATGTTCACTAGGTAGCGAGCAACAGCTGATTCATCTTTTCCACCGCGGCATAAAAGGGCAGCTGCTCGTCTGAGGATCTCGCGTACCTCGTTCAAAGAAGTAGACTTTTTGCTCAAAATCCGTGCCTCGATATGAGCCAAAGCGGTGGCCGCATTAGCACTCTCTATCACTGTGGACTGAACAAACGACGACCGTCGGTTCAGGTTCATAAAGGTTATCAACTCAGACCCGCGATCTGGAAGTGTTTCGCCGTAGCGGTATTCTTGACGAGTAGTATACTGAGCGATTAAATCAGAGGCTGTGTTGAGAGCAGTGTCTCCGACACGGTCGAGAGATTGCAGCCTGCTATCCGTTGAAGGAATGATGGACCCAACTTCCAGGGCGAAAGATCGGCCAAGAGAAACATGACCGTATGCACCATCGTCTTCAAATTCCGACAAGTATGTCTGGAGAAGGCCCTTCACATCTAACGGCGCCAGATTGATAGCAGCGGTGACCCACGCCTTGGCCTTGCGGTTAAGGATGTCCAGGGTCCAGCGACGGAAATCATAGTCATCGGATAGCTCGAGTGTCACATCACCAAGCTTGGAAGTAAATATCGAACGTGGTGTGTAGATATCAGTCTCGGCCTCAAGACAACTTGTCcacaagagagagaggagctcTAGTAAAGCGAACAGAGAAGTTCTGTGGCACAAGGCCGAAGGAACATCCCTGATGATACGGTCTGCGCAAGCAAATGCAGCCTGCTGGACACGCTCGATGCGATGGCAGCAGTtacagaagatggaaacaagCTGTGTAGCGGCGTAttgggaggagaagctcggGTCAATGCCCGCGAGTGTCTTTCTCAAATACTTGTCCACGACAGCCGCAGCGATGCCCTCCATAGTGCTGCTCACATCGCCCTTTCGCATGGCAGGCTCCAAAAAGTAGGTCAATGCCTTGGTGCAATCGCCTGCGTCCGCCCGGAGACTCTCAACCAGGTAAGCGGCTTGAAGGAAGATAACCTTTCGGTAGCTAAGGCTCTTAATGTCAGCTGCCTTTGATGGTACGAGCTCGCtaagaagcttcttctgcatTGCCTCTCGTTCGTTACTATGTCCTCGTCTCAGCACAGTATTAAGCTCAATGTCACTCTCAACCTGCTCGCTACGCTGGCTCGCTACCAAGGCGGGAGAGTGCACGGCAATCATGCGAAGTTCATCGATGTGCTTCTTGCCATGCTCGGTGGTTGTCATAAAGCCATGTACAACAATGTTGAACCATGCATCTCTAAGGAGAGCATTGGATTCATCACTCGTCAGTGGCTCTGAGGCAAGATCGTTGCTGGCCATGAACACGGCCAGAGGGTGAAGCAGTTCCCCGATCTCTTGAGCAGCTAGCTGCACGTCCGAGTCTTTGGTTTGGCCAGACGCGTGAGCATCGCCTAGGGAAATGATGCTATCAAGCAAATGTTCCCAATAGATGTCGAACAAGGGGGAATCCCGACGCAAACGAGCGGAGATGTGCGCACGAGCTCTCCTCACCGAACCCAAGAGGAAGTCCTTTTTCTCTACTACGCCGATATGGCATATCCTCGAGTACAATTTGAGGAGCGAGCGGAACTCCAATTGGCCTCCACTAAGTGCCAATGTAGCTGCACCAGCTATAACCTGGGTATCAACGCTGACGTTGACCTTGTCCAATTTCTGCAGAAGCATGGACTGTGCAAGAGCCGTAATCTTTTCATCGTCACATGCTGCCGCAATGCCGCATATCGCCTGAACAACATTGCCGTAAATTATGGCCgtctcttcctcgccgttCATCTGAAGAGAAATGGCGCTTCCGGTAGAGTGTCTGTTGACATAAACAGGGGCCAGGTTTGCTTCGCCAGCGGTGCCATTAGCTTGTAAGCCAGTAATAGTTCCATCGGAGCCCGGGCTTAGCACATTGCCCAAGGTATAGAGAGTGCTGATGACTGCATCTTTGGAGAGCAGCCTCAGAACATATGCTAAACTCTTTGACGCCACTCCAACGGTGTTACCTTGAGGCACGGTCTGAACAAGAAACCGTGGAAGTACGCGGCTGACGGTCGAAGAAAACGAGGGCGCTATACGGCAGCTTAGAGCCAGACACTGTAGAACAGTAGATGCCAAAGTTTCGTCAGTCATCTGCATAGGGTCTTCCAGTGCCTCCTGGAGCCAAGTGGTGAGGATATCCGCATCCGCAATCTCTTCATTAAGCAGAGCACAGTTCAGATACGTGATCATGGCAGCGGACTTGACTGCAAAGgcaagctgttgctgagaGTGTGCTCCAAGTCGCACAAAGTCGGCACCCGCCTCAATGTAATGCATCTGCTCTATCGCAAGACTAGTATATGTCTCGATAGACGGGGTATCGACCACTATATCACCAGAGTTCAGATTGCCGTCTTTCGACATGAGGATGTCCAAGATGTGTGTAGTCCGAAGGCGTGTTCCATCTGCAAccatcaaggagctgctcGCCAGCACCAGCCACATAAAACTGcgttgcagcagcattgcTCCAAGAGGTCTCCCCGAGGCAGCATAATGACGCAGATGCCTCTTCCACTCCTTCACGTCCCGATCTTGGCTGAGGGAGTTACGGATGGTAGAGATGGCAGTCTCAACTGCAACCAGGAATGGTTCTGAGAGAAGCTGACGAATCTTTTGTATAAGGAATAATCGGCCGTCCACTCTCCAGAAATCTGCCTGGGCAGACATGGCATCGAGGAAACCAACGAGAGCCAGCGCAATGGTCGCGGTCCGGATCGCGTCGTCCAGATGGGGGTTCTCAGGATCGCCGACGTGTGGCGAGACGACATTTTCAGCCACCTTATTACAATCGTTGGCGAAGTGCCAGATGCCATTGGAGATGTCGTCGTGAAGTTCGTGGTAGTTGTTCCCAAGCGACAATAGGGCAGCCGTAACGTGGAAGGCCAGCGACTCCGTCGGGGATGGCTCGATCTTGCGAAAGAAGGGCGATGACACAAAAACTTGGGTATGGATGTCGAGTATGTAAGGGATCAATCGATAAGAGAGCTTCTGAGCACTTTGGCTGGATTGGATGTTCGGCGCGGTCTTGCATAAGGCGAGGAGGACTTCAAACTCGCGAATTGACTAAGAAAAAAGGTTAAGTAGTTAGCTTTTTGGCAATTTCACATGTAAGCCAATAGAGGCGAGAGTTTGCTGACCATGGGGACTCTTCCCAGAGAGCCATTCGGCTTTGAGTTATGCCCGGCCTGGCCATGTTcgcctcctcttgctcctgAATGGCACGCTTTGCACAGTCGGTCGAGATCTGATTTCTCAAATGAAGTCGCGGGGCCCGTCGCCGAGAGCGAAGCTATCTTCTCCAGCGCTCGCGCGCGAGTGTCGCGCGTCATGGTCGCAATCGCAATGTATACAGTTCTCTTAAAGCACAGTTAGTTGGTAGCAAAGCTCATACAGAGCTACGCAGATGGTTTTCTGCGACCCTTAAGTCGAGATTATCGACCAACGCGAAATGATGATCCTTCTGCCGCCTTGTAAGGGGGTGGTCACTGATTGTAGGTAATCTGGCGGCTTAGTCATCCAAGCTACCCCCCAGTCTTGGCCTAGCAAGGCTCCCACTTGACGCGCATCTGTTGCGATATAGCATCAGAAGCAACGTCAAGGCATCATTTGAAGCTATCAACCACTCCCCTCGTCAACGAAGCTGCCAAaaatcatcaccaaacaTCCGCAACGATGGCCGCAATGTTCAGCCAGAACCCGCTCATGAACGGGCCCAACTATTCCTTCTCAGATGCACCCAAGACGGCTCATGGAGAGCCTCGACAGCACCGCTTCAATCCGTAAGCTACCCCGGCTCCCTTGGTTGCTTGTTTGCAGTGCATTAACCATACCTTCAGCTACTCCGACAATGGTGGCTCTACGCTTGCCATCTCAGGTGCCGACTTTACCATCATGGCCGGCGATACTCGTCACACCAGCGGctacagcatcaactccCGAATGGCCCCCAAGGTCTTCAAGATTGGCGGCACTACTGCTACCCAGGAAGACGCTACCATCGTTTTATCCGTCTGTGGATTCGCTGCCGATGGTGAGGCTCTGCGTGATCGCCTGGACACTGTCTGCAAGATTTACCGCTACCGACATGGCAAGCCAATGACGCTCAACGCCTGTGCCAAGCGCCTATCGACTATTCTCTACCAGAAGCGATTCTTCCCATACTACACACATGCCATGCTTGGTGGTCTTgatgaggagggcaaggGTGCGGTATACTCCTACGACCCGGTTGGAAGCTACGAGAGAGAGCAATGCCGAGCTGGAGGTGCTGCGGGCAGCTTGATCATGCCGTTCCTGGACAACCAGGTCAACTTCAAGAACCAGTACATCCCCGGAAGTGGCGAGGGCCATGCTCTGAAGGAGAGGGAGCGTCACCCCTTGACACGGCCACAGGTTGAGACTCTTGTCAAGGACGCCTTTGACGGTGCTGTGGAGCGTCACATTGAGGTCGGCGATACTCTGCAGATGCTGATCATCACAAAAGAGGGAATTGAGGAGGTATTCCTGCCTCTGAAGAAGGACTAGATATGAATTGGGTTTGCTCTTTCTGGAATGCGTAACGATGTATAATAGCCGTTCAAAACGAACGCCAAAGAAGCGATAATTTGGACGCACCCCTGGACTCTCCCCCGCGTGACCACGATTCCCTTATCAAGCTCCGCTCCAGGATGCTCGtgtgtatgtactcgtagccACACAACCACGATGACACCACCCACACATCTAGATCTACCTGTACCTTGTACTGCTGTGCTGTAGAATCAAAGGCGGTGTAAAGAGGAATAGTTTGCAGCAACGGGCTTGTAGAACTTGCAACCCTTCGGGCTCCACATCCAtcattttttcttgcctTCATTGTGAGCTCTTAGTGGCCGTGAGTGCTTGCTTTGCAGCTCCACTGAAAGCCCGATCAGCGAAAGGCGGAGACAGGGCGGCCATCTACAGCAATTGTTCCGTATAGGAAATGCTGTGGTTGGGTGGCCGGCCTTGGCAAGAGAGCCAATCCCGGAGAAGATGtgctgcagctgagctgATTTCGGCGGCCTCAACAAATATGTcacattttttctttctttttttttttacgaGGGCGAGGTCGAAAAGACCGGTTCGGACAGACGGAGATGTTTAAGACCGTTGACTTTCACGTGATGGCGAGAATAACACCGAGATGTTGTCTTGATGCCCCTCCATAGCTGGGTATTTTCGGCTTTCAACTTTTGGTGTAGTTCAAATCCTTGAGGTTATTCACAGTAGAAGTGGCGTGGAATTCGGAATTAGGGGTTATCCATTTGACAGGGTAAGATTGGACCTTGTTCCTGTCCGGTATTTGTGATAGCCTGTGTACTTGTTGTTATtggctttgccttttcttggGGTGGCAAAAACACATGTTGTTTTGAAATCCTTGAAGCCGTTGGTATCCTGTATGACAGGTATGAAATAGGAATCATAGTTCTACTGAGTCAGAATAATCTCGGGTAAGGCTGATTGATAGGCAAAACTGCAAATTCCAAGCTAATAGACGGAATACTACAGTAAAAGCAACATTCTCCTTGTTGGGACGTCAATGCTGTGGGGTTGTAATGCCATTGGTGTGGCTGCATACTACCTGAAATTAATTATCTGGTGtggtagtggtggtggtggtgttgtgCATAATCTTGCTTTGTACTGTAGACACTATTAATAGGGGAGAGCGAAGCACAGCCTCGAGGAACAGTTTACAGCATGGCGTTGAGAGGAAACACTTCCCCTCTAGGCCGCACAAGATTTTCTACAGGGGGTATACGAGTGTGTTTTGCCTTATCTATGCACTGTACTTGGCTTCAAAAGCTGTGTAGACGGCAGTGGAAGCAACCTTTGCTAAAGCCTTACAGCGAAATATCCATTTGATCGTTGCATCCATTTCTATTGCCCGACGCTACGCCGTATCAGATCACTACAAGTAGGTAATTAGATAAGCCCGGATGAACCCACGGCTGTGACAGCCCTGACGAGCTGAAACCGTCTCGCTGTAGAAACAAGGCCATGGACAATCCGCATCAAAGACGCATCTCGCTGCCTGGCCTTTTGCATTGGACCTAACGGCAAAGAGCAAGGATCCAGCCCTACAACGAATACGTGGCAAGCAGCAAACGTCGACCTCAACCACGTGGTGAGAGCTCTCTGGGCAGCTCTGGCGGGCGGCTCACCAAAGACTGCGCGTGCGGCGGCGGATCCCATTCCCCATCTCCCTAAGGCCAGCAGAAGGGCCAGATCAAATGGCGGGGAATCCCCTCTTGATTCCGCAAGATGCCATTGAGCCCCCTCTGGCGCAATTTTTGGACGCCGAGCACAGGGAGGCTcgggaggccaaggccgcgGCGGCTATTCAACCTGATATGCACGTATATCCATGGATTTGCAGCTTGTGCACCCGTTATCCCAGCATCGCAGTCGTAAGGCGCAGCAGATGATGGTCCAATAGAAGTCATGCATCGATGGATGATTTGGCACTAAGCGCATGGAGTAGGGATGAACGTCGGAAAGTAGGGATGAAGAGATTTTGCCGACATTATCATTTACTGGGCGCATATAGTGTGACCGTAGCGAGGAGTCGAGCTGGCCATGCAGCCATCGTGGCGTGAAAGATGGGTATAGCGCCCCCGAAGCTCTCCTCACAGCGCCTCCCGagcctgggcctgggcctggACCGGACCTGGGCCTGAATCTTTAGACGTCGTTCCTGAGATGCTCATATCCTCATCCGCACACGATTATCACCACGATCCACCGTTCATGCCTACACGCTGCGAATCGCATCTCTTCTCTTGGGCCGCGCGTTTTTGAATGTTGATCGGTGCCGGATGGAACTAGAGCTGCGAACACTTTGCCACCAGGGCAACTGGGGTACATTGCCAGCTGAGCGTGGGCCGAGGTCGAATGTTCAGAGTATTAATGCCGAGCGCGAGAGATGAGCTGTCGATCTAAACGTTGGAATTTTTTGATCAAGGCGAGGCTGTCTATGAAGGAGTTATGAAGAGCACCTGGAACTCAGCATTAGCTCAGCTTGTGACGAGGGCCATTGAGCATCCTGGCGTACTCGAACACGGCCCATTGAGGGCCGAGGCGTGTCGAGAGACCCCCGGCGATGCGGAGGATCAGACACGATCCTCTCCATCGGCCATGGATCTTGCAATTGGTGGCGTGACATGACGGAGACGGAGCCGCTTCAGCTCCATCCGGGCCCTGATGTCGGTCTTTGACCTCGACGCAGACGCAATTGAAGCCGCAGGAGAGCaggagagaagacgaagcaACGACTGGAAACAACAAACAAGCTGCCTACGTCACACGATGCGGGGGAGTTGATATTTTGACAGACATTTCTCCGTAGCATTTGACTGCAAGTAGAAGCAAGGCAAGCAGGTTTGCCCAGGAGCATGTCGTCATCTTGAATAGAGTGCGCGAAGCAATCATTCCCAAGCCAGGCAAGATCGGCGCCCTTGCAGCAGACAGCTGGATAAGCGTCGCGATAGCGGTTGGCAGCCCTGCAAATTTCGTACTCAGATGCAGCAACGCAGTCATGCGCAGCCGCTAATGCACACAAAAACCGACTGGCCGTTGAGACATGCAGCCCTGGCCTGGGAAGAATTGACGGCTTCAATGATTTTGACTTTGCCTTTACTGcatacagcacagcacctAGTTCTATCTACGTCTACTACCCAGAACCTAGTTCTACCTGCCACCCAAGTGCGCGCGCCCATGATGGGAATTACGGAGCATGGACGCCCATGGAATCCATCCCACAGGCCCGAGTGCCGGCGTGGCTTCGAGTATTCCGGAGCAACCTGTCCGCCAAGGTTCGTCAAGGTACGAAGCGTGATGCCAGTTCAGGAGTAGCGTCCTGACCAATGACCAAGAAGGTACTGCTAAAGCACATACAGCAGCACGTTCCTGGATGTTGGACGTTGGGTGTGGATATGGCTTGTACCagtatggagatggatagGTACGGTCGGTACGGGCTTGGGCTGCGCTACTCGGCCGGCCGTGGGCAGAATTAAACGAGGGGTCAAGGTTTGGCGAGAACCTGCTTTTTGGCTCTGTCCACTTTTGTGCCTCTGACTTCATAGCCAGGGTCCAAGTCCAAGGGTCCAAGCCAGGGTGGCGGTGTTCGCGGGGAAGCGCCTCAAGGGAAGCAAGCCCTCTTGTGGCCTCGGAGGAATTGCCGACGGTCGTGTCATGTCGAGCATACTGTACTTGCACATGGCTTGGCTGGTCTACGACTGGTCTACGATCggctggagaagacggaCGAACTGGAATCTTCTCCTAGACGACTCCAGCAGCGGCCCGCGACGCAAAAGACGGAAGGGGGGAGACGGGCTCAATGGTCGGTGTATGGGGAACTGCGTGAAATTCGATGTTCACTGCATCGAAAAGCCGGTGTTTCCCCATCCCCCATCGTCAATTGAGGCAGCTGGGACCAATGCCGTGGCGTGTGTGACCAGCAAGGCGGTCGATTAAGGAATTTTTAGGTCGCGGGATGGGCTTCGCACCCTTGCGTTAAGGAGGCTTGGCTACTAAAGGACGTGGTGGGTGGGCCGGGAGACGCAGAGATGGAAAGTGATCGACAGATTCCATGGACCTCGAACCAGCAACTTGCCACGGCTAGCTGTCTGCAAGCTTCAACTCTTACAGCAGTCATTGAATGCCGATCATGCTGATTCGGACTCTGGGCGCCCTCTGAAGCTCTAGCGGATGCGGGAGCCGTTGGCTTTACGAGGCAGCGAGTTGGCACGGAGTTCAGAGGGCTGGGCCTTGCTGGGGAAGTTGGAAGTGGGCTGCATCGTTAGCCCTGTCTTGCGCATGCATATCCATGGCTCGTGATCCATGATGGGATaagaaagagggagaaggaCGAAGAAAACGAGTTTGCCATTTTTGAAGCTATTCCGCACGTCAGCCACAGCCCGTCCACGAGGGATAGGCCTTGCCGATCAGAGCCACAATCACGCTATATGGGCAAACTTCTTCCATCTGTGGATGCCAACGGGGCTCTCGTTTCATACATGTATCCATAAGCGCATCGGAGTTCAGTGGCTTTGATGGCTAATTGCCATGGAACAAGTGGCGCGCCATTTGCTGGGGGGGAAAACCGAGGCTTGCGAGTGCCATGGCATTCAGATTCATCCAAGAAAGTTGATCTATCAAGTTGGTTTACCTTTTTTAGACCGACCGGGAGCCACTCGGTGAAGCCGTTTGGCTGCAAGTCAGCTGCCCGGGAACTGCTCCCCCGGCTTTTGAATCTGTCTGCCTATACAATGAATTGTTGGCAACCGAAAGCCCCGAAAATAGTTGAACACGTAGCCATGGTCCTGGGTGGTGTGAAGATGCTTACGACGTCAAACTGGTGGCATTACACACGATGTGGATTGAAATGTTGGATTGAGGCTAGCGGCCAGTGTGATGAAGCAGAAATCACTTCCACTGACGGCGGAGTGATGCTTTTCGTCTCGCCCATCTACTATGGCTAGCTACGGATCGTGACATAGCTCCGTGGTGGCGAACAAGGAAAAGCCACATGTGGTTCCCGGTTCCCGGTTTGTTTTAACCTCGTGTGACTGAGGCGTCTGATTTCGCAATGGCTGCCCACACACCCGCCACATTTTCAGATGTTAGTTCCAGGGCTCGAGTTAGCAGCTGACTGACACCGAGCTCTGCGTCCAAGCTTGTGCCTGTATGGAGTATGTACAGACGTTCTGCTTCTGGATATCCAGTGGCGACCTTGCTTGTCTTGCTCCCCTGCTGGGTTTCTTGCGGGCTCCATTCTCCATGGCCTAGCTCCATCCTTGTCCACACGCCCCCAAGCGCCCTTTCTCCCATCGTGGCTGGGATGGGCGTCTCCTGACGGCTGCTAATGCCGTACAGGTTATGCCGTCTTCGAGGTCTTGCCCTGCTTTTGTGGACAGGGCAATTGTTCATTATGACTGGATAGCAAAGCTACAATATCCAGTTATTAGCACATGCAGATGGTCGCTTGTCAGGCCCAACCAAACGCCACCTTGGTTTGACACTCCATATCCATAACAAGAATTCATGCAGATAAGCCACTTAGGTTGCTCCTCGTCCCTGCTGACGAAGCCGCGAAGATTTGCACCGGTAATGTTGGCAGCTCTGGTAGCCTTGGCTCTATGTTTAGTATGACCAGGGGCTACGCAAATCTCCGCTTCCACAATTCGATTTGGTCCAGACATCGAGCACCTAGGTAGGGTTGTCCAAGTTGGTACTTGGTACGTCTGAATTCTCTACAGCATCCCGTCCGTGCTTCGTGTTCTGCTTGTACTTTCAACCTAGCCACACTGTGCCCCGGAGCCTGTGATACCGCGAGTCGCTCCATTGCGGCCGTATCTTCAGCCACAAAGGCAGCTTTCAGGCTTCGAGATTGGAAACAAGCAAGAAAGTTTCTTCGGATCAGGCACAGTGTTTGCAATTAGCATTTGCGAATACCTCGAGAGACTTCCTCCAAGTACCTCACATAGCCTTGGCCCCGGCAGAAACAAATCGGCAACCGTAGCTT
This genomic stretch from Trichoderma breve strain T069 chromosome 1, whole genome shotgun sequence harbors:
- a CDS encoding phosphatidylinositol 3- and 4-kinase domain-containing protein; the encoded protein is MTRDTRARALEKIASLSATGPATSFEKSDLDRLCKACHSGARGGEHGQAGHNSKPNGSLGRVPMSIREFEVLLALCKTAPNIQSSQSAQKLSYRLIPYILDIHTQVFVSSPFFRKIEPSPTESLAFHVTAALLSLGNNYHELHDDISNGIWHFANDCNKVAENVVSPHVGDPENPHLDDAIRTATIALALVGFLDAMSAQADFWRVDGRLFLIQKIRQLLSEPFLVAVETAISTIRNSLSQDRDVKEWKRHLRHYAASGRPLGAMLLQRSFMWLVLASSSLMVADGTRLRTTHILDILMSKDGNLNSGDIVVDTPSIETYTSLAIEQMHYIEAGADFVRLGAHSQQQLAFAVKSAAMITYLNCALLNEEIADADILTTWLQEALEDPMQMTDETLASTVLQCLALSCRIAPSFSSTVSRVLPRFLVQTVPQGNTVGVASKSLAYVLRLLSKDAVISTLYTLGNVLSPGSDGTITGLQANGTAGEANLAPVYVNRHSTGSAISLQMNGEEETAIIYGNVVQAICGIAAACDDEKITALAQSMLLQKLDKVNVSVDTQVIAGAATLALSGGQLEFRSLLKLYSRICHIGVVEKKDFLLGSVRRARAHISARLRRDSPLFDIYWEHLLDSIISLGDAHASGQTKDSDVQLAAQEIGELLHPLAVFMASNDLASEPLTSDESNALLRDAWFNIVVHGFMTTTEHGKKHIDELRMIAVHSPALVASQRSEQVESDIELNTVLRRGHSNEREAMQKKLLSELVPSKAADIKSLSYRKVIFLQAAYLVESLRADAGDCTKALTYFLEPAMRKGDVSSTMEGIAAAVVDKYLRKTLAGIDPSFSSQYAATQLVSIFCNCCHRIERVQQAAFACADRIIRDVPSALCHRTSLFALLELLSLLWTSCLEAETDIYTPRSIFTSKLGDVTLELSDDYDFRRWTLDILNRKAKAWVTAAINLAPLDVKGLLQTYLSEFEDDGAYGHVSLGRSFALEVGSIIPSTDSRLQSLDRVGDTALNTASDLIAQYTTRQEYRYGETLPDRGSELITFMNLNRRSSFVQSTVIESANAATALAHIEARILSKKSTSLNEVREILRRAAALLCRGGKDESAVARYLVNIPFALFTKQSIKLGVSLWLGVMNENPQLEPKLLNSIAQQWELSISRKEEFAPSELEMLAKRRQLVHDILSPHARLLQFFSSHFNATRLGCPDIQRIFIRMLDLTLDAVKDCASHPLARELRLQIVLFGLHVLRWSTIINATAQFRLKGKILSAGLSWFRNSPRWSFGSNLVQLKTEFRLISDVLAAMKVVAPIGANTSGVNSLRSNEQLLQLLLENEQSRLAVWTSPVTQHHAHLTLHHNPSKAATEAALLPLIPTAWFQDPAIAIELATRFHYPRLAREIRSLVLAMPEKAISEPEAIPLMLGGHLPEDVTSQLKYLLFWEPINPLTAVTLFLPAYRDHPLLIQYAMRALESHSVDITFFYVPQIVQTLRYDTLGYMERYILETAQFSQHFAHQIIWNMKANAYKDNDGEIPDAIKPTLDSIMTKMVDSFSPEDRDFYHREFAFFDEVTSISGKLKPYIKRPKPEKKQKIEEELRKIKVDVGVYLPIDADGIVIGIDRKSGKPLQSHAKAPYMATFRIKKHKGGLEQENQLLEGSGGGEGKEHEDNTVEIWQSCIFKVGDDCRQDVLALQMISAFRGIFHNVGLEVFVFPNHVTATAPGCGVIEVLPNSISRDMLGREAVNGLYDYFVSKYGNEDSLRFQQARANFVKSMAAYSVISFLLQFKDRHNGNIMIDDAGHILHIDFGFCFDIAPGGIKFERAPFKLTSEMMAVMGGSSDHQSFKAFEQLCIKAFLASRQYCEKLSQIVQLMMDSGLPCFKPESVQNFRDRFVMDKTEREAADFMKDLIKKSYSSYSTGIYDQFQLLTNGIPY
- a CDS encoding proteasome subunit domain-containing protein, whose amino-acid sequence is MAAMFSQNPLMNGPNYSFSDAPKTAHGEPRQHRFNPYSDNGGSTLAISGADFTIMAGDTRHTSGYSINSRMAPKVFKIGGTTATQEDATIVLSVCGFAADGEALRDRLDTVCKIYRYRHGKPMTLNACAKRLSTILYQKRFFPYYTHAMLGGLDEEGKGAVYSYDPVGSYEREQCRAGGAAGSLIMPFLDNQVNFKNQYIPGSGEGHALKERERHPLTRPQVETLVKDAFDGAVERHIEVGDTLQMLIITKEGIEEVFLPLKKD